The Flavobacterium sp. HJ-32-4 genome contains a region encoding:
- a CDS encoding efflux RND transporter periplasmic adaptor subunit: protein MSKKTLYILLGSVVALIVLLVILSKSGVIGNHDTGKEVETALANEMTIIETVSATGKIQPEIEVKISSEVSGEIIALPIKEGQLVKKGDLLVKINPDLYTSGLNRTIAGLSQTKAGMNQADAQYREAKANYDRNKVLFDKGIISKAEWDRTVSSYEVAQANKQSAYYNVQSASATVNEARDNLGRTTIYAPADGTISSLGVELGERVLGTQQMTGTELLRVANLNNMEVEVDVNENDIVKVAVGDSANVEVDAFPKKEFKGLVTSISNSANANLTADQVTNFKVKVRILKESYQDLLEGKPSTYSPFRPGMTATVDIITKRKVGIIGVPISAVVMKSDTTSGSRERRAAPAAGEAGEGNAAPKVDKKMECVFVKAGKKAKLRVIRTGIQDDTNIEVVSGLKKGDTVITGPYTTVSKELNPGDVVRIKGDSKDKDKKDTAKKD from the coding sequence ATGTCTAAGAAAACGCTTTACATCCTCCTCGGTTCGGTTGTCGCTCTCATTGTTCTTTTGGTGATTCTGTCTAAGTCAGGTGTCATCGGTAATCATGATACCGGCAAAGAAGTCGAGACGGCGCTGGCCAACGAGATGACCATCATTGAAACGGTTTCAGCCACGGGTAAAATCCAGCCGGAAATCGAGGTGAAAATATCATCCGAAGTATCGGGTGAGATCATCGCCCTTCCTATCAAAGAAGGACAACTCGTAAAAAAGGGTGATTTGTTGGTGAAGATCAACCCCGATTTGTATACATCCGGACTCAACCGTACCATCGCCGGACTTTCCCAAACCAAAGCAGGCATGAACCAGGCCGATGCGCAGTATCGGGAAGCAAAGGCGAATTACGATCGAAACAAAGTCCTGTTTGACAAAGGAATTATTTCAAAAGCCGAATGGGACCGCACCGTGTCGTCTTATGAAGTGGCCCAGGCCAACAAACAGTCGGCGTACTATAATGTGCAGAGTGCATCGGCAACGGTAAACGAAGCCCGTGATAACCTCGGACGGACGACGATTTATGCCCCTGCCGACGGTACCATCTCGTCATTGGGCGTCGAGTTGGGCGAGCGTGTGCTGGGTACACAACAGATGACCGGTACCGAACTGTTGCGCGTCGCCAACCTCAATAACATGGAGGTAGAAGTCGACGTCAATGAAAATGATATTGTAAAAGTAGCCGTAGGCGATTCCGCAAATGTGGAAGTCGATGCGTTTCCCAAAAAAGAATTCAAAGGACTCGTGACGAGTATCTCCAACTCGGCCAACGCAAACCTTACGGCCGACCAGGTAACGAACTTCAAAGTGAAAGTCCGCATCCTGAAAGAATCGTATCAGGATTTGTTGGAAGGGAAGCCATCAACGTACTCACCGTTCCGACCAGGCATGACGGCTACGGTTGACATCATTACAAAACGTAAAGTAGGGATCATCGGTGTTCCGATCAGTGCCGTTGTGATGAAGTCGGATACCACATCGGGTAGTCGCGAACGTCGTGCCGCTCCCGCAGCGGGCGAGGCGGGCGAAGGAAATGCCGCACCGAAGGTCGACAAGAAAATGGAATGCGTGTTTGTTAAGGCGGGTAAGAAAGCGAAACTTCGCGTCATCCGCACAGGTATACAGGACGATACGAACATTGAAGTCGTATCCGGACTTAAGAAAGGCGATACCGTCATCACGGGCCCGTATACCACTGTCAGCAAAGAACTCAATCCGGGTGATGTGGTGCGCATAAAAGGCGACTCAAAGGACAAAGACAAAAAAGATACGGCTAAGAAGGACTAA
- a CDS encoding DUF4403 family protein, giving the protein MSRRFYPVVIALFLLTGCATSKKIAALRPEPDDASPLIYDNQPSFINMPVTIRLQDIENQTNKFLTGLIYEDNNIEDDDLTIRVWKTAPIEISNPDGRIQTVLPLKATVQYRYGINKLGVDLRDMREILLNGVLTLQSEAHLTNWKLTTKTAFKSLDWKESPSVVIAGKSVPITYIINPAIRLFRSKIEKTIDESIEKSMDFKPNVLDALEKVCTPNEMSPDYQSWLRIVPLELYTTEAKLNKNDITMDMGMKCYIETLIGQRPPSKFDRSKIVLKPVSKIPADIKANIVAVSTYKDAAAVMTRNFQGQEFAQGSRKVTVQKVDLWHREGKIVIALDLTGSVEGTIYLTGFPQYNPTTKEIYFDQLDYALDTKSTLLRAANWLASGIILKKMEAACRYSIQPNLEEGRQQILKYMKNFSPMPGVFVNGTAGEIQFREVQLTNKALIAFLSVDGQISVKVDGLQ; this is encoded by the coding sequence ATGAGCCGTCGTTTTTACCCCGTTGTCATTGCGTTATTCCTACTCACGGGCTGCGCCACTTCCAAGAAAATCGCGGCTTTGCGACCGGAACCCGATGATGCCTCCCCGCTGATTTACGACAACCAGCCCTCTTTCATCAACATGCCGGTGACGATACGGTTGCAGGATATCGAGAACCAGACGAACAAATTCCTGACCGGACTTATATACGAAGACAACAATATCGAGGATGACGATCTGACGATACGCGTCTGGAAAACGGCGCCTATCGAGATTTCAAATCCGGATGGTCGCATACAGACCGTGCTTCCGCTTAAAGCGACGGTGCAATACCGCTACGGAATCAACAAACTGGGTGTCGATTTGCGGGATATGCGCGAAATCCTGCTCAACGGGGTATTGACACTCCAGAGCGAGGCGCATCTTACCAACTGGAAACTCACGACCAAAACGGCATTCAAATCGCTCGACTGGAAAGAAAGTCCGTCGGTGGTGATTGCCGGGAAAAGTGTTCCTATTACCTATATCATCAATCCGGCCATTCGTTTGTTCCGTTCCAAAATCGAAAAGACCATTGACGAGTCGATCGAGAAATCGATGGATTTCAAACCGAACGTCCTCGATGCCCTCGAGAAGGTGTGTACGCCCAATGAAATGAGTCCGGATTACCAAAGCTGGCTGCGCATCGTGCCGTTGGAACTATACACCACGGAAGCCAAACTCAACAAAAATGACATCACCATGGATATGGGGATGAAATGCTATATCGAAACCCTGATCGGTCAGCGTCCCCCTTCCAAATTTGACCGTTCGAAGATCGTACTGAAGCCGGTTTCGAAAATACCGGCCGACATCAAAGCCAATATCGTAGCCGTATCAACGTATAAAGACGCAGCGGCGGTGATGACCCGGAATTTCCAGGGACAGGAATTCGCGCAGGGAAGCCGGAAAGTGACGGTACAGAAAGTCGATTTGTGGCATCGGGAAGGAAAGATCGTGATCGCGCTTGACCTAACCGGAAGTGTGGAAGGGACCATCTACCTCACCGGATTTCCACAATACAATCCCACTACGAAGGAAATTTACTTTGACCAATTGGACTACGCACTCGATACCAAAAGCACATTGTTGCGGGCTGCGAACTGGCTGGCGTCGGGCATCATCCTGAAAAAGATGGAAGCTGCCTGCCGCTACTCTATCCAACCTAACCTGGAAGAAGGCCGCCAGCAAATCCTGAAATACATGAAGAACTTTTCGCCTATGCCGGGGGTTTTCGTAAACGGGACAGCAGGAGAAATACAATTTCGTGAAGTACAGTTGACGAACAAGGCCCTTATTGCCTTCCTTTCAGTAGACGGTCAGATAAGCGTTAAGGTAGACGGACTACAGTGA
- a CDS encoding geranylgeranylglycerol-phosphate geranylgeranyltransferase — protein MLSRKHKLLLMKIVSLFSVVRGYNIPIIALAQYLSAIFIFAHERRALHILLDGKLFVLVLSTTLTIASGYIINNFYDSRKDLINRPHKSMLDRLVSQRTKLHVYFSLNLLSCVLASMVSWRAIVFFSFYIFLIWFYSHKIKRFPLIGNLMAAFLAILPFFAILMYYKNFYHVIFIHAVFLFLLLLIREMVKDLENLTGDLANGYETIPVRFGEAMSKRIITLLVLLTVLPVYALTDVYDVGYMDLYLYCALTTLVIFLLVLWRATSKRQFNLLHNLLKGLIVAGVFSIVLIDPSTVLHAREMLD, from the coding sequence ATGCTAAGCCGGAAACATAAACTGTTGCTGATGAAGATCGTCAGCCTGTTTTCCGTCGTCCGCGGATACAATATCCCTATCATCGCGCTGGCGCAGTACCTGTCGGCCATCTTTATTTTTGCACACGAACGCCGGGCGTTGCATATCTTGCTTGACGGCAAACTCTTTGTACTGGTACTTTCGACGACGCTGACGATTGCATCCGGCTACATCATCAACAACTTTTACGACAGTCGAAAAGACCTCATCAACCGTCCCCATAAATCGATGCTCGACCGGCTGGTCAGCCAACGCACCAAACTGCATGTCTATTTCAGCCTGAACCTGCTCTCATGCGTGTTGGCATCCATGGTTTCCTGGCGGGCCATCGTCTTTTTCTCATTTTACATCTTCCTGATCTGGTTTTATTCGCATAAAATCAAACGATTCCCGTTGATCGGCAACCTCATGGCGGCGTTTCTGGCCATCCTGCCCTTCTTCGCCATCCTGATGTATTACAAGAACTTTTACCACGTCATTTTCATACATGCGGTATTCCTTTTCCTGCTTTTACTGATACGGGAAATGGTGAAAGACCTTGAAAACCTGACGGGAGACCTTGCTAATGGTTATGAAACCATACCGGTGCGATTTGGAGAGGCGATGTCGAAGCGGATCATCACGCTGTTGGTGTTGCTGACCGTACTTCCGGTGTATGCGTTGACCGATGTATACGACGTGGGATACATGGATTTGTATCTTTACTGTGCCCTGACCACTCTTGTCATCTTTCTTCTGGTGCTATGGCGGGCCACGAGCAAACGGCAGTTCAACCTCTTGCACAACCTGTTGAAGGGCCTTATCGTAGCGGGCGTTTTTTCGATTGTACTGATTGATCCGTCTACGGTTTTGCACGCCCGCGAGATGCTTGACTGA
- a CDS encoding TolC family protein, whose amino-acid sequence MKVKALSLLLSIVALQGVFAQQKKWTLRECVEYAREHNISILQSTLDAQDAAIDRKDAIGNFLPDANLSASHTWSIGLNQNITTGLLQNQTTQYTSAGISSNVDIYKGLQNLNRLYRARLNGVAAQYKLSKMQDDVSLNVANAYLQIVFNRETLKVRNAQLQNDEKQAARTEELVKAGSIPRGDLLDMQATVATDRQQVLIAENTLLLSRLSLAQLLQLDDFQSFDIEDRDYAVVESPTMLQTPQAIFDKARQERVEIKIARTNLEIAERDMKIAKGGLQPQLSGFYSFDTRAVWLQDFPNPALFNQFSDNKGHNFGLRLIVPVLNGFSAKNNVERSKINRERFKVAYEQAELDLERNVYTAFTDAKGALNSYEAAVAALEARTEAYNYAKEKFNVGLMNAFELNQAQTLYTNAQSEVLRTKFDYIFRVKVVEFYFGIPIMNQN is encoded by the coding sequence ATGAAAGTAAAAGCCTTGTCGCTGCTGCTGAGTATCGTCGCCCTGCAGGGCGTCTTCGCCCAGCAAAAAAAGTGGACGCTCCGCGAATGTGTGGAATACGCCCGCGAGCATAACATTTCGATTCTCCAAAGTACGCTTGATGCCCAGGATGCGGCCATCGACCGAAAAGACGCAATCGGCAACTTCCTGCCCGATGCGAACCTGTCGGCCAGTCATACGTGGAGTATCGGTCTGAACCAGAACATCACCACAGGTTTGCTGCAGAACCAGACCACGCAGTATACATCCGCGGGCATCAGTTCGAATGTGGATATCTACAAAGGACTGCAGAACCTGAACCGCCTGTACCGTGCCCGCCTGAACGGTGTGGCCGCGCAATATAAGCTGTCGAAGATGCAGGACGATGTGTCGCTGAATGTGGCAAATGCCTACCTCCAAATCGTATTCAACCGGGAAACCCTTAAAGTGCGTAACGCGCAGTTGCAAAACGATGAGAAACAGGCAGCGCGCACGGAGGAGTTGGTAAAAGCGGGCTCCATTCCACGGGGCGACCTGTTGGATATGCAGGCGACCGTGGCAACCGACAGACAACAGGTATTGATTGCAGAGAACACCTTGCTCTTATCACGCCTGAGCCTGGCGCAGTTGCTACAGCTCGACGATTTTCAATCGTTTGACATCGAAGACCGGGATTATGCGGTCGTCGAAAGTCCGACCATGCTGCAAACACCCCAGGCGATCTTCGATAAAGCACGCCAGGAGCGCGTCGAAATCAAGATTGCCCGTACGAACCTCGAAATCGCCGAGCGTGATATGAAAATTGCAAAAGGCGGACTGCAACCGCAACTGTCGGGCTTTTACAGTTTTGATACCCGGGCGGTATGGCTGCAGGATTTTCCGAACCCCGCGTTATTTAACCAGTTCAGTGACAACAAAGGACACAACTTCGGTCTTCGTTTGATTGTGCCGGTACTCAACGGTTTCTCAGCCAAGAACAACGTCGAGCGCAGTAAGATCAACCGCGAGCGTTTCAAAGTGGCCTATGAACAGGCGGAACTCGACCTGGAGCGCAACGTGTATACGGCTTTTACCGATGCAAAAGGCGCCCTCAATTCTTATGAAGCGGCGGTAGCGGCACTCGAAGCCCGCACCGAAGCCTACAATTATGCCAAAGAGAAATTCAACGTTGGCCTGATGAACGCATTCGAGCTCAACCAGGCCCAAACGCTGTATACCAATGCGCAGTCAGAGGTATTGCGCACCAAGTTCGATTATATTTTCCGCGTGAAGGTCGTCGAGTTCTACTTCGGCATTCCCATCATGAACCAAAACTAA
- a CDS encoding mevalonate kinase, which yields MKGPLFYSKILLFGEHAINKGSKGLSIPYNFLKGALKADHVNSPEAKKSNESLRRFAVHLEQLQAERPELVTFDIEALKTDLETGMYFDSSIPQGYGVGSSGALVAAIYDRYANDKITVLENLTREKLLKLKEILAAMESFFHGKSSGLDPLNSYLSIPILINSSDNIEATGIPAQRVEGKAAVFLLDSGIAKETAPMVQIFMESLKDKGFRTMVKEQFIKYSDACIDNFLHGEVSSLLTNTKELSKVVLQHFKPMIPEQFHGVWQKGIETNDYYLKLCGSGGGGYILGFTHDIDRAKAALKDYKLDVVYQF from the coding sequence ATGAAGGGTCCCCTTTTCTACTCCAAAATCCTCCTTTTCGGCGAGCACGCCATCAACAAAGGCTCGAAAGGGTTGTCGATTCCGTATAATTTCCTGAAAGGCGCGTTGAAAGCCGATCACGTCAATTCGCCGGAAGCGAAGAAATCAAACGAAAGCCTTCGCCGGTTTGCCGTCCATTTGGAACAATTACAGGCGGAACGTCCGGAGTTGGTCACCTTCGATATCGAAGCGTTGAAAACGGATCTCGAAACCGGGATGTATTTCGACTCCAGCATCCCGCAAGGATACGGCGTCGGTTCAAGTGGTGCGCTGGTAGCGGCGATTTATGACCGTTACGCGAACGACAAGATCACGGTATTGGAAAACCTAACCCGTGAAAAGCTCCTAAAGCTGAAGGAAATCCTGGCGGCAATGGAATCGTTTTTCCATGGGAAAAGTTCCGGACTCGACCCGCTCAATTCCTACCTCAGCATTCCGATCCTTATCAATTCAAGCGATAACATCGAAGCCACCGGTATTCCAGCCCAACGCGTGGAAGGAAAAGCGGCCGTCTTCCTTTTGGATTCCGGCATCGCGAAAGAAACCGCCCCGATGGTCCAAATCTTCATGGAAAGCCTGAAAGACAAAGGATTCCGCACGATGGTGAAAGAACAATTCATCAAATATTCAGACGCCTGCATCGACAATTTTCTGCACGGCGAGGTGTCGTCTTTGCTGACGAATACCAAAGAGCTTTCAAAAGTCGTGTTGCAGCACTTCAAACCGATGATTCCGGAGCAATTCCACGGCGTATGGCAGAAGGGTATCGAGACCAACGACTATTACCTGAAACTTTGCGGATCCGGCGGAGGTGGCTATATTTTGGGCTTCACGCATGATATCGATCGTGCCAAAGCCGCCCTCAAAGACTACAAACTGGACGTCGTTTACCAATTCTGA
- a CDS encoding cytochrome C oxidase subunit IV family protein, with protein MAHAHDGGHVSNVKRIWTVFIILSIVTTVEVFLGIDKPHVLYFKHFLGMNLLNWVFYILTLFKAYYIVWAFMHMEGERSSLRWSVVATVMFLVAYLLFILLVEGHYIFGVFRDSTIKWNF; from the coding sequence ATGGCACATGCGCATGACGGCGGTCACGTATCGAACGTAAAACGGATTTGGACGGTTTTCATCATCCTCTCGATTGTAACAACAGTAGAGGTGTTCCTGGGTATCGACAAACCCCATGTCCTTTACTTTAAACATTTCCTCGGAATGAACCTGTTGAACTGGGTGTTCTATATTCTTACCCTGTTCAAAGCCTATTATATCGTATGGGCATTCATGCACATGGAAGGAGAGCGTTCCAGTCTCCGTTGGTCGGTTGTGGCCACGGTGATGTTCCTGGTAGCGTACCTGCTTTTCATCCTTTTGGTGGAAGGACATTACATCTTCGGGGTCTTCCGCGACTCCACCATCAAATGGAACTTTTAA
- a CDS encoding DUF420 domain-containing protein, which translates to MEQAPTLEKKYRLWIIIVSILIPVVVAILFTVKLRDLGFDVKPLTFLPPIYATINGITAVLLVIAVNAIRKGNRIVHEKLMKLAIACSLAFLVMYVAYHMTSVNTRYGDLDHDGALSAGEIAEAGSLRLVYFFILVSHIALSISIIPLVLISYVRAVGQQFDRHRKIAKITFPLWLYVAVTGVVVYLMISPYYA; encoded by the coding sequence ATGGAACAAGCCCCTACCCTCGAAAAAAAATACCGTCTCTGGATCATCATCGTCTCCATCCTGATTCCAGTCGTGGTGGCCATACTCTTCACGGTCAAACTACGTGACCTTGGATTTGATGTCAAGCCCCTCACGTTCCTGCCCCCGATCTATGCCACAATCAATGGAATTACCGCCGTGTTGTTGGTCATAGCCGTGAACGCGATCCGAAAAGGCAATCGTATCGTCCACGAAAAACTCATGAAACTGGCGATTGCCTGCTCGCTGGCGTTTTTAGTGATGTATGTAGCCTATCACATGACATCGGTCAACACTCGTTATGGCGACCTCGATCACGACGGGGCGTTATCCGCCGGTGAAATCGCCGAAGCCGGTAGTCTGCGTCTGGTCTACTTCTTTATCCTGGTGTCGCACATCGCGCTGTCAATCAGCATCATTCCACTGGTGTTGATTTCCTACGTCCGCGCGGTCGGCCAGCAATTCGATCGCCATCGGAAAATCGCGAAAATCACGTTTCCGCTGTGGCTGTATGTGGCCGTTACCGGAGTGGTGGTCTACCTCATGATTTCGCCGTATTATGCGTAA
- a CDS encoding SCO family protein has translation MKNKSYIGIAFIILVFGILVIPTIINRIRNNDVVKGDRLNSVSGTKEEDTGSLYTVNKAPFFELTDQDGRTINNESYKGKVYVLEFFFTTCPTICPKMNANMKKVADAFGARKDFGIVSITINPENDTPAVLKAHKKALGISMENWHFLTGDRDKIFAISNKGFNLFAGESTNGANGGFEHSGLFALIDKDGNIRCRRDQYNNPVVYYDGLSPAGINDLQHDIRLLLQE, from the coding sequence ATGAAAAATAAGTCCTACATCGGCATTGCCTTCATCATTCTGGTGTTTGGGATACTCGTCATCCCCACCATCATAAACCGTATACGGAACAACGATGTCGTGAAAGGCGACCGCCTGAATTCCGTAAGCGGCACCAAAGAAGAAGATACCGGATCGTTGTATACCGTCAACAAAGCGCCGTTTTTTGAACTGACCGACCAGGACGGGCGTACCATCAACAACGAATCCTATAAAGGAAAGGTATACGTACTCGAGTTCTTTTTTACCACCTGTCCGACCATTTGCCCGAAGATGAACGCCAATATGAAAAAAGTGGCCGACGCTTTCGGTGCCCGTAAGGATTTTGGCATCGTGTCCATCACCATCAATCCGGAAAATGATACGCCTGCCGTCCTGAAAGCGCACAAAAAAGCACTCGGGATTTCGATGGAGAACTGGCATTTCCTCACCGGTGATCGCGACAAGATATTCGCGATTTCCAACAAAGGATTCAATCTTTTTGCCGGCGAAAGCACGAACGGCGCCAATGGTGGCTTCGAGCATTCCGGCCTTTTCGCGCTGATCGATAAAGACGGGAATATCCGTTGCCGCCGCGATCAATACAACAATCCCGTCGTGTATTACGACGGCTTATCGCCCGCCGGAATCAACGACCTTCAACACGACATTCGTCTGCTTTTACAAGAATAG
- the tsaB gene encoding tRNA (adenosine(37)-N6)-threonylcarbamoyltransferase complex dimerization subunit type 1 TsaB, with amino-acid sequence MALILNLETATKNCSVALARDGVLVALREVADAGYAHAERLHVFIEECLAEAEAAFSDLDAIAVSEGPGSYTGLRIGVSAAKGLCYALGKPLIAVPTLEVLARAANTQTGTIVAMLDARRMEAYTAVFSADGTQLRETQPEILTPTSFADLPAPIWLIGDAQAKFRELAPEADFQFCEAILYPSATNMVKASFARYQNREWVDVAYFEPVYLKEFFLPGKS; translated from the coding sequence ATGGCCCTGATCCTCAATCTGGAAACTGCCACGAAGAACTGCTCGGTTGCGTTGGCGCGCGACGGAGTGCTGGTAGCCCTTCGGGAAGTCGCCGATGCCGGTTACGCCCATGCCGAGCGCCTTCACGTTTTTATCGAAGAATGTCTTGCCGAGGCGGAAGCCGCTTTTTCAGATCTTGATGCAATTGCGGTAAGTGAAGGGCCGGGTTCCTACACAGGACTTCGAATCGGGGTGTCGGCTGCCAAAGGACTCTGCTATGCCTTGGGAAAACCATTGATCGCGGTTCCGACGCTGGAAGTCCTCGCACGAGCCGCTAACACCCAGACAGGAACAATTGTAGCCATGCTCGATGCGCGGCGTATGGAAGCCTACACCGCCGTTTTTTCGGCAGACGGAACACAACTTCGTGAGACGCAGCCCGAAATACTGACGCCCACCTCATTTGCAGACTTGCCCGCACCGATTTGGTTGATAGGTGATGCACAGGCGAAGTTTCGGGAGCTGGCGCCGGAAGCCGATTTCCAGTTTTGCGAGGCAATCCTGTATCCATCGGCTACGAATATGGTAAAGGCGTCCTTTGCGCGTTACCAAAACCGGGAGTGGGTAGATGTTGCGTATTTTGAGCCGGTTTACCTCAAAGAATTTTTCCTTCCCGGTAAATCCTGA
- a CDS encoding cytochrome c oxidase subunit 3, with amino-acid sequence MEATVTNAQTKVWGGGNEPLGAGYGKLMMWFFIVSDALTFSGFLAAYGFSRFKFIETWPIADEVFTHFPFMHGVSAPMYYVALMTFILIFSSVTMVLAVDAGHQMKQKQVTLYLFLTIIGGLIFVGSQAWEWKNFISGEYGAIETKGGSILQFVDSKGKRLTLDEVAVTLPETREQLDRSKGTWFMSESSLPSYSVAEVQAGFEAHPDVRVRTEIIYEETAEQKNDATIDKTLTARKKKVILTREASVARMKDAHIVVEGANLIRNEYGSKLFADFFFFITGFHGFHVFSGVIINIIIFLNVLLGTYQKRGSYEMVEKVGLYWHFVDLVWVFVFTVFYLV; translated from the coding sequence ATGGAGGCAACTGTTACGAATGCACAAACCAAAGTCTGGGGTGGCGGGAACGAGCCGCTCGGCGCCGGGTATGGGAAATTGATGATGTGGTTTTTCATCGTTTCCGATGCACTGACCTTCTCCGGATTCCTTGCCGCATACGGTTTTTCCAGATTTAAATTCATCGAAACCTGGCCTATCGCTGACGAAGTGTTCACCCACTTTCCGTTCATGCACGGCGTTTCGGCTCCGATGTATTACGTTGCCCTCATGACGTTTATCCTCATCTTTTCGTCTGTTACCATGGTACTTGCCGTGGATGCCGGACACCAGATGAAGCAAAAACAAGTAACCTTGTATCTCTTCCTTACCATCATTGGCGGTCTGATTTTCGTCGGATCACAGGCATGGGAGTGGAAAAACTTTATATCAGGTGAGTATGGTGCTATTGAAACCAAGGGTGGTTCCATCCTGCAGTTCGTAGACAGCAAAGGAAAACGCCTGACGCTGGACGAAGTGGCCGTAACCTTGCCGGAAACCCGCGAGCAACTCGACCGTAGCAAAGGAACCTGGTTCATGAGCGAATCATCGCTGCCTAGCTATTCGGTGGCGGAAGTACAAGCCGGTTTCGAAGCCCATCCGGATGTGCGTGTTCGCACTGAGATCATCTACGAGGAAACTGCCGAACAAAAGAACGATGCAACCATCGACAAAACGTTGACTGCCCGTAAGAAGAAAGTAATCCTGACCCGTGAGGCATCAGTGGCCCGGATGAAAGATGCCCACATCGTGGTAGAAGGCGCTAATTTGATCCGCAACGAATACGGAAGCAAATTGTTCGCCGACTTCTTCTTCTTTATCACCGGTTTCCACGGTTTCCACGTATTCTCAGGTGTCATCATCAATATCATCATCTTCCTGAACGTATTGCTCGGTACCTACCAAAAACGCGGCAGCTACGAAATGGTCGAGAAAGTGGGTCTCTATTGGCACTTTGTGGATTTGGTGTGGGTATTCGTCTTCACCGTATTCTATCTTGTATAA
- a CDS encoding nuclear transport factor 2 family protein gives MSLEHAAIGKAWLDAFNEQDLEKLLALYDDEARHYSPKLKIRQPETQGLIIGKPALRTWWKDAFERMPDLRYHGTSVTANDERVFLEYERIVPGEEVLLVAEAYDIIDGKIVYSRVYHG, from the coding sequence ATGTCTCTGGAGCACGCCGCGATAGGAAAAGCCTGGCTTGACGCGTTCAACGAACAGGACTTGGAGAAATTACTGGCATTGTATGATGACGAAGCCCGTCATTACAGTCCGAAATTGAAAATCCGCCAGCCGGAAACGCAAGGACTCATCATCGGCAAACCGGCATTGCGTACGTGGTGGAAGGACGCTTTCGAGCGGATGCCTGACTTACGCTACCACGGCACTTCCGTTACCGCGAATGACGAGCGCGTATTTCTGGAATACGAGCGAATTGTGCCTGGAGAAGAAGTACTACTTGTTGCGGAAGCGTATGACATCATAGACGGAAAAATCGTCTACTCGAGGGTGTATCACGGGTAA
- a CDS encoding pseudouridine synthase, which translates to MDKREGKRPTRKPGTDKPTRKPPMQKRAAAPRKEAPVKAAPKSDDIRLNKYIANSGMCSRREADIYIQSGSVRVNGVPVTEMGYKVKPGDVVNFDGKDLSPEKKVYVLLNKPKNFSTSKDESADRSVQQLVRQAYNGLLTPVGKMDRNMTGLLLLTNDSDMVAKFAAPKQRSSKIYQVSLDKNLKFEDLEKLQAGPFIDEHKVFVEEASYIEKEPKTEVGLRLRTANVKIVRRVFEHLGYDVLRIDRVSFAGLTKKNLPRGNWRFLTEQEIINLKNA; encoded by the coding sequence ATGGACAAACGAGAAGGCAAGCGCCCGACCCGCAAGCCGGGCACCGATAAACCCACCCGAAAACCGCCCATGCAGAAACGTGCGGCAGCACCTCGAAAAGAGGCTCCGGTCAAAGCCGCACCCAAAAGTGACGACATCCGTCTCAATAAATACATTGCCAATTCAGGTATGTGCTCGCGACGCGAAGCCGATATCTACATCCAATCCGGAAGCGTACGTGTAAACGGCGTACCGGTGACGGAGATGGGATACAAAGTAAAACCGGGTGACGTCGTGAACTTCGACGGAAAAGACCTTAGCCCGGAAAAGAAAGTGTACGTGCTTCTCAACAAGCCCAAGAATTTCTCGACTTCAAAAGACGAGAGTGCCGATCGAAGCGTACAACAGTTGGTGCGACAGGCCTACAACGGCCTGCTGACTCCGGTGGGAAAAATGGACCGCAATATGACGGGGCTGCTATTGTTGACGAATGACAGTGACATGGTGGCGAAATTCGCGGCGCCCAAACAACGTTCTTCGAAAATCTATCAGGTGTCGCTTGACAAAAACCTGAAATTCGAGGACTTGGAAAAACTACAGGCTGGCCCGTTCATAGACGAACACAAGGTCTTTGTGGAAGAGGCCTCTTATATCGAAAAGGAACCTAAAACCGAGGTAGGCTTACGGCTCCGCACGGCCAATGTCAAAATTGTACGTCGGGTTTTTGAACACCTCGGGTACGATGTACTGCGAATTGACCGGGTATCATTTGCCGGGCTGACGAAGAAAAACCTTCCGCGTGGCAACTGGCGGTTCCTGACCGAACAGGAAATCATCAACCTGAAAAATGCCTGA